Proteins co-encoded in one Trichoplusia ni isolate ovarian cell line Hi5 chromosome 19, tn1, whole genome shotgun sequence genomic window:
- the LOC113503331 gene encoding arrestin domain-containing protein 17-like, with protein MTCSITLNSDSIGNFYAGDVVTGVVVLDLKNDQKLESIDFKVSGVSKANWSRSAPTIPYIKIYSEKKKVLSILIPNIFKDSVKNNIMPAGIYTYPFHFALPADLPSTFESSIAKVAYYIKIKSKPAFKLRKAVPFTVLGNVNLNHVDEILMPTFYDFSKTFRKSGSFRICFKTYRGFAPRQTIPFEITIVNEKKVKIRKIIVTLIQKLRYNVQAGYAEEERKMCHVQHKNFSRNIAELCFFNMEIPQLIPSSLNTLNPMIDVSYIFRVEVIFPFHMSLQGDIPVTVATTPVIHYEFD; from the exons ATGACATGTTCTATTACCTTAAATAGTGATTCCATTGGAAACTTTTATGCCGGTGATGTTGTGACTGGGGTCGTTGTTTTGGATTTGAAGAATGACCAGAAGTtggaaa GTATTGATTTCAAAGTCAGCGGCGTCAGCAAGGCCAATTGGTCGAGATCCGCGCCGACGATACCATACATCAAAATTTACTCCGAAAAGAAGAAAGTTCTGAGTATTCTTATACCCAACATATTTAAAGATAGTGTTAAAA ATAACATTATGCCGGCCGGCATCTACACGTACCCGTTCCACTTTGCTCTGCCAGCAGACTTGCCGTCGACTTTCGAAAGCTCTATTGCAAAAGTCGCATActacatcaaaattaaaagtaagccGGCATTCAAATTACGGAAAGCAGTGCCCTTCACTGTTTTAGGAAACGTTAATTTAAACCATGTGGATGAAATTTTG atgCCCACATTTTACGATTTTAGTAAGACCTTTCGCAAATCTGGAAGTTTCAGAATATGTTTTAAGACTTATAGAGGATTCGCGCCGAGACAAACGATACCCTTCGAAATAACAATAGTTAAtgaaaagaaagtaaaaattcGGAAAATAATTGTAACTCTGATCCAG AAATTGCGATATAACGTGCAAGCTGGATACGCCGAGGAAGAAAGGAAAATGTGTCATGTGCAACACAAAAACTTTTCCCGGAACATTGCCGAACTATGTTTCTTTAATATGGAGATACCTCAATTAATCCCATCAAGCTTAAATACACTGAATCCTATGATAGACGTATCTTATATATTTAGA gttGAAGTAATATTCCCTTTCCATATGAGCTTGCAAGGAGACATACCGGTCACTGTAGCTACTACGCCAGTGATTCATTAcgaatttgattaa